Proteins from one Mycteria americana isolate JAX WOST 10 ecotype Jacksonville Zoo and Gardens chromosome 1, USCA_MyAme_1.0, whole genome shotgun sequence genomic window:
- the FAM162A gene encoding protein FAM162A → MWGRADRAVKLLGRNIPSVLRMTKGMDLKISRRLCIKLREESKLQPRSRSPLRVPGHKPTDWEKRFLLWAGHFKKTEDIPETVSIETIRAAKTTLRVKFSYVMMALTILGCIVMVIKGKQAVKRHESLTSINLEKKAQWREEATQSTSAKP, encoded by the exons ATGTGGGGCCGCGCcg aTAGGGCTGTTAAGCTGCTGGGAAGAAATATTCCCTCAGTTCTGAGGATGACTAAAGGAATGGATCTGAAGATAAGCAGAAGGCTTTGCATTAAACTGCGGGAAGAAAGTAAACTTCAGCCAAGAA gtCGGTCTCCTTTGAGGGTGCCTGGACACAAGCCTACAGACTgggagaaaagatttttgttgTGGGCAGGCCATTTCAAAAAAACAGAGGATATACCCGAAACTGTCTC GATTGAAACAATCAGAGCAGCAAAGACCACACTGCGTGTGAAGTTCAGCTATGTGATGATGGCCTTGACAATATTGGGATGCATAGTCATGGTAATTAAAGGGAAGCAG GCTGTAAAAAGGCATGAATCTCTTACAAGCATAAACTTGGAGAAGAAAGCTCAATGGAGAGAGGAAGCTACTCAGAGTACATCTGCTAAACCTTAG